The Chanos chanos chromosome 3, fChaCha1.1, whole genome shotgun sequence genome segment TAGTTTTCGGCAACTATGTGCACGCATACAAGAGCAGAACCTTCAGTTCAAAACACTGGGAATTTGCTCCCAAGAGCATATGAACCAATACAAGTGGACATCACTGACCAAGATTCAGCACAAGCACAATTTACGATTATGACCTATCATTTGCTTCGAGAGTGACTGGTATATGCCACGTGGACAAGTACGACATACCACGGAGTCGATTTTTCAAATCGTTACATCTGTtcacagctgtttgtgtgttaaagcttttgttttttctcgtGGTTTGATGTGTAGTGCTTTTATCTTTTTGGGCTGGAGTGTTCCTTAgctttttgttgtgttttgttttgttttgttttgtttttatgaataaaGCAGTGGATGTTTACCTCCATGCTTTTTTCCTTCCCTGATCTTCCTTTGAGTGTCCTCTGTCTGCTTTTGCCATGTCTCAGCGGGCTGGCACTCTACTCCCTTAGCTTCACTCTTCCTTTATAGAACAAGACACcgcttttctctgttttctgtctctcccacactcttctttttattatttgtcaGGGGACATTTTAGTGTAGTTAATAACCCAGCTATGATGCACCATGGGAATATTGAATGTAACCATctcaggacaaaaaaacaatgttgatgaaaatgtgttgtgacAGGCACAATTCACGCAtaagacacagaggcagaggaggtggTCAGTTCTTTTGTAGAGTGTGCTCCCAGGTGGGGACCTGCAGGTAGAAAAATGCTACTGCATTGGTCCATAGCAGAGAGGTGTTTGCCTTCCATGTTGCACAGCTGGGTTTGCTATGCTTTGAATCGGCTCAAGGTCACAGATTATCCTGACCAATGTGACACTACTTGTCACTGGATAGGAAAATATGAGAAATGTCTGTAACCTCATACATATATCAAAGAGCAAAGGTTAAACATAACCCACACGCTATGAACTGTGCTTTTAAATCAAATCACATGTCCTTGATCTCTGTTTTGCCTTGAAATACAGTCTGTAAGAGGATGCTCTTAAACACAATACAAAGAagatgaatataaatgtatatattaaacCTATTTTTATATAGAAAAATTGTTGGAAAGAAATGTCCATTGAGAAATAAACGCATGCTTTTCAAATACAAgaagtgggagaaaaaaatggaattacAGATCAGGGATATGTATTCAGAGTCTCGGTAAAGAGActagtaaaaaagaaagaagaaaactgaaaactgaaatgaaagccATCACCTGTCCACGACTGAGGATGTACCCACATAGAGCTGCCAAAAGATTCGGGGGACAGGGTAAGATTCTGTGCAGGTGTGACGGTTGGAACCTACCTCAAAGAGTTTGCCAAAAACACATCCGCTTTAAACAGTTAGCTAAACTTtactcagtaaaaaaaaacaaaaaacaaaaaaaagattaaatgaaataagtGAAAATCATTTTAGCGAGTGAAAGTGCACACAGAAATAACCTCCGGTATCCTTACATGCACATACACCTTGCATTTTCATATTGTAAACATATCGTGTTCCCCACAATCATATGGAAAGCACTATATTCAATGTATGGGGTCAGCCTTACCTTTGTGAGAATGAGCAGAATACATTCTGTTgcacagaatgagagagtggagaagagagtgacTAATACCCTGCTCCTGTTTGCTTCACCAATGGTCGCCTGCTTGGTTTGTTCAATTGTCACAGGGTTGTGGCATTGAGTGGGCAAAATCTTAATGACTGTGTTCAGAAAAATGCTTTCCTATGCAGCCACACGAGACCAGTGTCATGGTCACGAaccaaggagaaaaacaagtaACCTGAAGCTTAATTTCATGTTGCACTTACCTCCACCTGGATGGATATAAGATATTTCCAAGGAgatgtttctcttctctcagtttTTCATTATTCAGATATAAGATAGATTTTTCTAGAACCCAatcatttgtgcatgtgttcacATATTTCACCATGAATCTAGTGTGAACATCACTTTTATCTCGCTTCTGAAGCAGTCAACAGTATCACTTCAATATCAATTTAAAAATTCCATTAAAAGATACTACAGGCCTATATAGTATGAAAATCAATGTTAATGGAAGTGCCATTAGCCTGCAGGGAGATGGTAATGTAAAAATAGAAGTGGCTGTTAGCCATAATGAGAAGTACAATCACTGCATAAGCTCTCCTTACCACCATACAATGGAACATATACCCTAAGGCTTTGTCATCATCTTCTGAAGGCAAGAGAGTTAGCGGTCTTGGAGTGTACAGTCTATCACCTTGTTCAGTGAAGCACTACGCGCAAACCAGCTGAAACCTATGAGACTAAATAGGACAAAGAATGGAACAGTAAAAAAGACCCTGAAACTATTAgtcccacacacatccactcattatctggcaaaaaaaaaaaaaaaaagttggtggCTCGGCTGTGCTCAGAAATAGCTTTGGGATTCTGGGAAAAGTCATTAAAGGGCGACACCTTTGGGCCAGGTCACTACTCTAAAATGTGAGGCAGTCACAGCAAATCTGTCctttcatgccaaaaaaaaaaaaaagagagacagacaaagagagagagagagagagcactcatgCGTATGCGCCACTGTTTCTTGAACCATCCCTCCGGAATTTTGTCCTCATGAGTGACACGGGACTAAATGAAGTCCCTCATCAATAGAATTGATTGCAGCGTAATCCTCTGAGCTCGGacggaaaaaaaatggataaataGAGGGGAGCAAATTGCTTTCCTTGACCTTTCACCCCTCAGAGGAATCTGAATCTTTCCTCCATGTACAGAAAAAAGGTGTAAATAAGCTATTATGGACAATCGAATGAATTCTCATTCATAACAGTCCAATGCACAAAACGATCCACCATCAAGTGGGATTCGCAGCTGAACCATTACCATTTACAAATGagtttattaatttattgatACTGGCGTGATCTGTCCTTTCTGAATAGTGGAAGTCCCTTCCTTTGGGAAATAGGAAAATTGAAAAACTGTATTTGCTTTGAACAAAAGGGCATATCAGACATTGAACCATAAGTTAAATCTATGAACAATTCTTTATCAATATATTTGCTTTAGATTGTGTGGAAGTATCAGAGAGTGACACTGTGAAACAGTCCTTTTGGTTGGGTAATGAGAACATGCATCACAGGAAATCaagtttgttcattcattccttcatttcctGTGCCGCTTATGTGGCGCCTGATTTGGGGTTgcggtggggaaacaccctggacaggtcaccagtccatcacagggcaaacacacacagacaaacacatgtctttgggctgtgggaggaaacccacgcagggAGAAcaatgcaaactccacacagcagAAAGGGGCCTGTTCGCCcggctgggaatcgaaccaggaccttcttgctgtgagtcTCCAGCGCTATCTCCTGTGCCACCGTGCTGCCCCAAAAATCAAGTTTGgggaaaaacatatttttagcCTAGTGGGAGGTCTGACGCTCACGCACGTCATGCACGCTTCAACACATTCGTTTCCTGTCTATTCTAAATATTGCCGGAGCTCAGTGAAAGACAAATGTCAAGTCTAAATGTTCACAAGATGAAGTGCTACATACAAATATAACCCTAACCAAAGTTAAGGAACACTGTGATCTTTGAACATTCTTTGGACTAGTTCATGTGAACATAGAACTAAATTGCACTAATTTTGAAAGAGCCACTCCTCTGGCATTCTTTTGGCTTATGGGTCTGGAACCCCAAGTATCTAAGTCTCCTCATCAGTCAAGAAAGTTTGAACTGCTTTCCAGCTCAAATGCAACTGACAGTGACACGAGTCAAAACTCTACAGAATTTCTACACTAGGTGCACCAGGCAGTCAAGGTGTTCAGTTAGATTTCTGCTCCATGTATTGGCAAAGGTAGTTAATATCTTGATTGAACTGGACAAAAATGATGAATAACTTTAATTACCTACAGTATCACTCCCTGAAATAATGGCCTTGGTCAGCAGGAGCACATGCAGTGTTAATCAATAGAGAATCATATACATTGCCATTGCAGGAATGAATTTTAAACATAGACAAGTTTCTATATGCATGAGCTTACAATGCTCGAGGGATTTAAGACGATGTGATCAGCTCTGTTGTTCTGGCTTAGTTGTAGCAAGACAGGATGTGAGTTCCAGTAATTGCTAGATATGAGTTACAGTTTGTAGTTGTGCCCTAATTggatttttttcactttttttcttgttttattcagGCACAAGAATAATGCTGCTCTTTCACGAGTGCAAAAAGTTGAGACTCTCTACGGACCAGATCGAGATGGTCATTCACATAGACTACAGCTCAGTGACTGAAAGGATTGTCAATAAGACCACATCCTCATTGTATCCTTCATGATGGTGATACTTTCTAGACATGATTTTGAATCTGCTGACATCATTAATTCATTGGTTCAGTCCCTTGTTCAGTCTTCAGTGTATTAGTACAATCTGCAGATGTGATACAGAATTATTATAAATgacctttaaaagaaaaagaatatcgtcgcctattatttatttacatgaaacacacaggcccacacacatatatgtgtgtgtgtgtgtgtgtgtgtgtgtgtgtgtgtgtgtgtgtgtggctgagtaATAGTGCAGAAGTTgtgacaagaagaaaaagaagaacaacaacaacaacaacagcaacaacaacaaaaagttcTGTAATcgttattacatttttgagtAGAAGAATAATATTGTTATGAGAAGAAGAATGATATTGTCAGTTTCATTGTTAAAATTTCGAGGGTTGCTTATAATGTTGTAATAACTGATAGAAACTGAATGCTTCCAGAtcaaaagacactttttttcctGGCGTAAATAGAGGCATTCTCTCCCGACCCGCGACGCACCACGTCAGCCAAGCGCGGGGTGATAAAAACTCCGCTGCGGGCCTCGCTGTGAGGATTTAAACCACCACATGGTGGAGCACAGACAGTTGACTGGCTACGATTTGAAACTATGTTACTTGCTTGATTTCTACCCACTCTATTGGGTTATAAACTTATATTTTCTTAgccatttttaaatgtaaatgttttgaagTTTAAATTGAGTTTGGGAACGTGCTTTCGCTAGTACTATATTTTAAAATGAGGAGttatttaattttgaaataATGGACTAAAAACTCGCCAAAATTAATGGATTGCCTCACTTCAGAAATAGAAATACCAAGAAAAATAGGTACTCCGCTTTCAAAACGCAAAAAGCTGATAAAGCTTTTGAATTGTTCGGAGCATATGGTGCACCGACACATCGACTGAACCAAATCACAATGATTGTGTCCAACGTGAGTCTCAGTTGCGCGAGAGCCAGTGGTGCGTGGTGCGCCAGCGACGGTGACGGCGGCAACGGCCACTTGGATGGGACTCCCGCAGATCACACTCTGAGCCCGACCGGACACTTGGTCGTAGCGGTGTGTCTGGGCTTCATTGGGACTTTCGGTTTTCTCAATAATACCATGgttctcattctgttttgtcGCTACAAAATGCTACGCTCTCCCATAAACTGCCTGCTCGTGAGCATTTCTGTCAGTGATCTGCTAGTGTGCGTCCTGGGAACTCCATTCAGCTTTGCGGCCAGCACGCAGGGACGATGGCTTATCGGCCGAGCAGGTTGCGTGTGGTACGGCTTTGTAAACGCTTGTCTAGGTGAGTCCCTGTCCAACAATTAATGGCTGATTTTATTCATATGACACATATGACTTTTAGTTCAGATAAATCAGTATCGTTGTAAGGACGAAACACAATGCCAGCATTCTGATGCCTTTACGCCATCATTACAtttgaacttctttttttcttttcattttaaggtCCACAATACAGATATTGTGGTTTTAACGAATAAGTGACATTTCGTTGCATGAATATCCAAGAGTGAAAAGCTAAAAGATTACCCATACATATTCCTGTGTCCGTTTTATACATACCCTTTCAAGAATACGGTGTAATTGCCCACTTGTGCGGATTCTGGGGTGGACGGTTTCAAAAAGTCATGACTCGGTTCTTGCTAAATTGTCCATCTGTACAGGCTGTGTGCTAGTCAATTCTACCCACACCCTACAGAACATCCGGTTTTTCGGCAAGTGATATATTTGATAACGTCTTTTGACCACAACCAGCAACTCTCTTGCCATTACATACCAAGACAGTGGTAAATGACCccatcttttttcatttttttcatgtaatcATGCCCTTCTGTTGAGTgagattttaaaaagttaaaacaaaattaaacataattgtttcagtatgtgACATGATGCAGATACGTAAAAATTCAGTGctgttctgtttcctttttgtttagCAGCAGAATTTTATTTGCATGACTTTATAGGAACTGTGTTTCATCGTTGTTAAAGTAATTTGTGCTTAACAGCTTTGAGATGTACTTGTTCGTTGACTTCGAACGCCTGTTTATTAAAAAGTCAAACACTAAACGGTAGATAATCCTACTGTATTTGtctggttttattttatgtacGTATAATTGAACAGATTAACACCTTCCTCGATGTACTAAAACAATGCAAATGGTCAAAGGAACTTTAGATTCTGCCATTAATTGCTTTTTATTTCCTGCATGTACTATTTTCTGTTACATATGGAGAACTCATTGCCTGCAGTCATGGAGAAAGGTCAGCGGCACATTTTGACAGTTGTCATGATGCAGCCGAAAGGAAAGAATGCAGTGACTTCTCTATTAACACAACGTGACAGTATGTATTGTTTGCGCTTAAACAGAGGTCAGTTGAGTGAGTGGTTGTTGAAACAGTGTGAAGACTATACACCAACCACATTCAGTTTGCCATGTAGTTGACTTGAAGACCTAAAATTGTTGTGGGTGAGAGAACCACACTGTTTGAGAACAGCACAGAAACTGAATGCTTCCAAAtcaaaagacactttttttcctTGCATAAATAgaggcattctctctctctactttaccAGTATATCATCTTCATTTTTGCTATTTATACTGTTTGTTGTGGCTGCAGCATTATCATCAGCTGAGTCACACCATGATTGCACGTGTAGTCATTAGTGTTATTTATGAATAGGACACCATTGACAAAGGGTGCTAATTTAAAAGCAAAAGATTAGGTCAAACAGAAGCATACTGATTATTATCACTAATAGCAACTGCTAATGTCGTAAATCAAACTATATTCATTTAAGCTTTATCCGGTGCATCTCACATTCTTTTTAGTGATTGTAGAGCGATATTTTTAAGGACTGAAGTGGTGGGCTTACAATATTTAAGAGCATGACCTGCAGATTGCTCATCACAGCCCAGCAATGTGCTCAGCTATGGACAGTGCTTTTAAATCAGATATAATCAGAGAAAGCATGATGGCAGGTGGTTCTTGTGAAGTAGCTAATTAGACCATTTTGCTGATTAGTGCTGATCGGGGATCTGGCATTCATATTCTTCATTTGCTCACAGCCATATAATAAGAGACCTTTGTGAgacagactctgtaaatgctCGGAGGGGCTCAACCCTGCAATACATTTACATCTTGTTAATAGCATGCTTTGCATATGGAGCCTATATATGAGCtgtattttcttaaaaaaaaaaaaaaagaaaaacacagccacatactCAGTTCTCACATTTGTCCTTCAGAAATATTAGAAATGGTCGTTAGGTCTTTTCAAAGTAAAGATattgaaatgtgtttaaacTAAAGATCTTCTAATGATGTACATTTGTGAATCTATTTCAACTTTTTGAGACATGAGGTTACAGGCTGTTACAGAAGTACAGGCTGTGATCTGTATGCTACATTATGTAAGGGTGATGGACATCTCTCATCCTCCTGTAAACGCAGAGAAATCAGCTGACTTAAACGTGTGAAATATCAGGACACTGAGAATATGTAAAGCCAAGCATATCTTTCCAGAACACAGAGTTTAACAGGGATTTCCCTGTGAGCTTTGTTATTAATTAATGTAGACATAGTATTCAGATAGAGTTTTGTTTGAAGATTTCTTAGAAGATGATTTATTATGATGCAAAAGGGAAAGATGTGTGAAGGGACTGAAAATTTCATGATGGCTTTTTACAGATAATGTGTTTCattaaagagaagaaatgtTGGTGTTTATAAAGATGAAGACTTTTGTGAGCGGTGTCTGTGAAGCaaccatgtttgtgtgtgtgtgtgtgtgtgtgtgtgtgtgtgtgtgtgtgtgtgtgtgtgtgtgtgtgcgcgtgcgtgtgtgtgtgtgtgtttactcttaCTGTGACCATATGTTTGGTTGATATATGTCCTGAAGGGCACTATCACTTGTGCAACCAATTACACAATATTTTGCAGTGGCTTAACATCCATAAAttagaggacacacacacacacaaacccatataCAGAAAAGCCAGCTTCAGATGCATTATGCAATGGCCATTGGTGTAGGTGATGCTGTAGTAGTAAGGACATGGTTTGTGTTTGGTGGATATAGTTTGTGTTGAGTAGATATGGTTTGTGTTTAGAGGACATGGTTTGTGttgatggatgttgtttttgttcagtggaCGTGGTTTGTGTTTAGTGGATATGCTTTGTGTTTAGTGGACATGGTTTGTGTTAGTGGATATGGTTTGTGTTTGGTGGATATAGTTTGTGTTGAGTAGATATGGTTTGTGTTTAGAGGATATGGTTTGTGTTTAGTGGACATGGTTTGTGTTTAGTGGATATGGTTTGTGTTTAGTGGATATGGTTTGTGTTTAGTGGATATAGTTTGTGTTTAGAGGATATAGTTTGTGTTTAGTGGATATGGTTTGTGTTTAGTGGATATAGTTTGTGTTGAGTAGGTATGGTTTGTATTTAGAGGATATAGTTTGTTTTTAGTGGATATAGTTTGCATTTAGTGGATGTGGTTTGTGTTTAGAGAATATAGTTTGTGTGACATCTTTGGCCAGAACACTATGTATTTATCCGGTCTGTCATGACATCCTGATACAGCACTAGTTTTTGGGATACATCAGCTTTGAAGCTGTAAATTTCTTAAGTGTAATAACTAAAGTGCAATAACTAAAGTTGGCTTACAAGCTCTGAACTATTACTTCTTTGTGGAAAATAGTTATTTACttttacatgtacatgtattcATTTGGCATATGATTTTTCCCAAAGACATGTTCATAATGTATACATACCACATGTGCATAGCTGAAGTGACATGAAATAACTTGAAAATAATCTTGAATCTTGATAAAGCAAATACTTTAGTTATTCTTGCCATCTCACAGCTGTGAGTGTTATACAGTTATCATGAATTTGTTGTATAATCTCTTGATATTAAGGCAACGTTAAAGAAGAGTTCTATTGTACAATCTAGGACAACAGGAGGAGCTGGCTTGTCTATCTCACTAACAGTAACCCAGTTCCGGTGAAAGCAGTCAAAATTAACCAGTACTGCTATTTAAACGTTGTCTTCCTCAAATGCTACAAGGTGGCTGTGCAATAAGAGAATCACCTTTTCTGGGCACAAGAACGATCAGACTTTTGAAtgaagcagacacacaagctCTGTTGATTTATTACGGTGATTAaccgcttcttttttttcagcagcaGAGGATCCCTTGTGCTCCTAAAAATACCTATAGAGCTACTGTCTGTCTAAGCAAACAATTAGAGTAACAAAGCAGGATTTAGGGAGAGAGGAATCTGCTACCCCCTCAGGCATAACAGGAGCTGAGATAGCACCTTAATTCTTTTCTCCATTGAGCCTTCTGAGACATGGGCTGCATTATTTATCTCCAATTACAACACATATTAGACTTCAGTGACATGCCCTAATTAGGCTTAGGTTCAGGCCTGTCCACAGGTTCAGCTCCGGCGTAATCTATGTGATCTCGCCCTGGTAATATCACCCAATAAACACTCAGACCCACACATATGCTGCAGCATATCCATCAGCATAGAGACATAGAGCCTGGTGTTATTGCTCTTACAGTGTGACACAAAGTGCATGCCACGCACCAAATTAATGCTGTGTCTGTCCAGTCCTTATGAGTGGCTTAAGAGTGTTGACCTTTAAGCTGATCATGCAACACTGGGGGATTACAGGCTTCTACAGTCACTTCTCACTCCAACTCTGTCAGAGAGTTTCACTGATGTTTGACTTACTTTACTCCAAAACCAGCTCCAGAGAGGTAATTCTGTAACTCAGGTTATTTACACACCTTCTGAGTATATGAAAAACTATTGATCAGTTTGCTTCTCTCAGGTCtccgtgttaaaaaaaagaaaagtttagtGTAAAAAAAGTAACAATGAAAATCTGTTCTCTTTGGCCTAGGTATCGTATCCCTTATCTCATTGGCTGTCGTGTCCTATGAACGCTACTGCACCATGATGGGTGCCACACAGGCAGATGCCACCAACTACAGGAAGGTGATGATTGGCATTACTTTCTCATGGATGTATTCCATGGCCTGGACGCTGCCCCCTCTGTTCGGGTGGAGCCGCTACGGGCCCGAAGGACCGGGCACCACCTGCAGCGTGAACTGGGCTGCGAAGACAGCAAACAACGTGTCTTACATCATCTGCCTTTTCCTCTTCTGCCTCATCCTTCCCTTTGTGGTTATTGTCTACTGCTATGGTAAGCTGCTGCAGGCTATCAAACAGGTAGGTTTGAGCAGATCTTCAAGCATCCGCTGAATCGGTGACCGTGTGGGTGTGGAACGGCTATCGCTTTATATGAATTTTTTATAATGTCATATGCTATCTTTATATAATGTCTTTATATAAAGAACCAGCTATATGGCAGAGGGCGTTAAGtctttatttacatttcattcacagATAGCTGTTTCAAGAACCTTTAGTATGTGCATGGTGTGTTATATGCTCTAGCAGTGGTATACCAGTGTGTCTATGATCATGTTTCACATAGAACCATAATAATGGTTTCAGATATTTCTGTTGTGGAAGGGTAATATAGTTTTTTTATTAGATATTTTAAATAGCTGCTATCAGGAGAGGGATCAAATTTAACTATGtcataggaaaaaaaagtcattcaccCAAAACAAAAGCTCAGATTGGAAAATACACTGATTTGCAAGCTGCTATAAAGTTACACCTTTTAGAGTTAAGGAAAAGCAATTTAACCTCACAGTAATTTCGCACTTGTATTCAAAAGTAATTACTCTCTCAAAAATCTCCTATCAGATATACTGTAGATATATTTGTGATATATTGCTATAACATGTTCTCCAGAGGAAGCTTGGAGTTGGACTTTGAACAGTTGTGTCAACATAAACGTAGGTGATCCCgaaagattaaagattaaaatgtAGAAGTTTAAAGTGGAGCAAGTCTGGTCAGGACTGCAGACTGAATCAGAGACAAGGATGCACTTGTCTGCCCAGATAATGAGGGAACAAAATTACATTCTGTCAAACAGAAGAGAACGttatttgttatatttgtgtatttctgtctcCTGATGTGTGACAGGTCActaatatttctctctgtatatggAAAGATTATAGAGCCACTGACAGCTTTCATCTAAATCCTCAGACGTTactgaatgggttttttttttcttttttctttttttttttttgctgtgcgTGAAGAGCCAAAAAAGAATCTCATTTTATCTGTGACAAACTCTAGTTTCTCAGCATAATTTGTGACTGTGGCAGATTCTTACTGTGGCAGGTGCCAAAGCTCTCATTTAGAGTGGCTTCCCCAATGGCTTGGCAAGATGTAGGAGCCTGACGCTGATAGAGACTCATTCTTGTGGGCACAAACAGATTTTATCcaacacatatacatttttcaGTGAAGCGTCCCCCTTTTTCACACCACGGAACCATCTGTTGATGGCAGCTTTTGCTTCTTAGAGTGTAAGGGAGAAGAATTGCTCTTTGCCCTCGGTGAGTAAGTGGAGTTCACATTTCCTTTGAACGTCATT includes the following:
- the tmtopsb gene encoding teleost multiple tissue opsin b, coding for MIVSNVSLSCARASGAWCASDGDGGNGHLDGTPADHTLSPTGHLVVAVCLGFIGTFGFLNNTMVLILFCRYKMLRSPINCLLVSISVSDLLVCVLGTPFSFAASTQGRWLIGRAGCVWYGFVNACLGIVSLISLAVVSYERYCTMMGATQADATNYRKVMIGITFSWMYSMAWTLPPLFGWSRYGPEGPGTTCSVNWAAKTANNVSYIICLFLFCLILPFVVIVYCYGKLLQAIKQVSRINTVMSRKREQRVLFMVVTMVVCYLLCWLPYGIMALLATFGHPGLVTPEASIVPSLLAKTSTVINPVIYIFMNKQFYRCFRAFLMCTTPERGSSFKNSSKVTKTLKTVRRANGHNVTFAVASMGQPTTYAPESAGNKTSSEGQRECPTPTAVRPGAAAQPSVSLVAYYNG